One Pseudodesulfovibrio alkaliphilus DNA segment encodes these proteins:
- a CDS encoding ABC transporter substrate-binding protein yields the protein MLEKGHLPLVGIPRVGYGSGVEPDRRMGFFRQTTALCPAPGRRMRKFLILLMVVLGLSLGSADCQGQERVLVIHSYDLDLEWTNQCNRGISSVLADKFLLDHVYLDTKRIPESEFQRRSAEALQTFRRLDPDVVMLGDDNALRLLGPAISETGTPVVYFGINGNPRNYLNPMPRNVIGILERIPLFPWIRYLCGIVPDTRRVLVLMDESPTSAGLVEVTFGARRQVEFDGCTVSYETTNSWDQWQRLVLAPERHDLILVPVFHSVKDAGGTHVPYEEVIRWTSKNSSVPVFATQDYAVGDDGVVGAYTIFGEEHGRMAALMVKGILEGVDMLELSVAADQKGLFYFNKKQLDRFGLILTEEVRNQAIFR from the coding sequence TTGCTGGAGAAAGGGCATCTGCCGCTTGTTGGGATTCCGCGGGTGGGATATGGAAGTGGCGTGGAGCCGGATCGGCGAATGGGGTTTTTCCGCCAAACAACGGCATTATGCCCGGCTCCGGGGAGGCGTATGAGGAAGTTTCTGATCCTTTTGATGGTGGTGCTCGGATTGTCGCTGGGAAGTGCTGACTGCCAAGGGCAGGAGAGGGTTCTTGTCATCCACAGTTATGATCTTGATCTTGAATGGACCAACCAGTGCAACCGGGGAATATCCAGCGTTCTGGCCGACAAGTTCCTCCTGGACCATGTCTATCTCGATACCAAGCGAATTCCAGAGTCCGAGTTTCAGCGCCGGTCCGCAGAGGCATTGCAGACTTTTCGCCGACTCGATCCAGACGTTGTCATGCTCGGCGACGACAACGCCCTGCGTCTGCTCGGGCCTGCAATCAGTGAGACCGGAACGCCGGTCGTCTATTTCGGCATCAACGGCAATCCGCGCAACTACCTGAATCCGATGCCCAGAAATGTCATCGGCATCCTGGAGCGCATCCCCCTGTTCCCATGGATTCGCTATCTTTGTGGGATCGTGCCGGATACGCGCAGGGTTCTTGTGCTCATGGATGAAAGCCCGACTTCGGCAGGGCTTGTCGAGGTCACGTTCGGTGCCCGCAGGCAGGTGGAGTTTGACGGCTGCACCGTGAGCTATGAAACCACAAACAGTTGGGATCAGTGGCAACGCCTTGTTCTGGCCCCTGAAAGACACGATTTGATCCTCGTTCCCGTCTTTCACTCGGTGAAAGATGCCGGGGGAACCCATGTTCCTTATGAGGAAGTTATCCGCTGGACCTCCAAAAACAGTTCCGTGCCCGTTTTTGCGACTCAGGATTATGCTGTCGGCGATGATGGAGTGGTCGGGGCCTATACCATTTTTGGCGAGGAGCATGGCCGCATGGCCGCATTGATGGTCAAGGGAATCCTCGAAGGCGTGGACATGTTGGAGCTGTCAGTGGCTGCGGACCAGAAGGGATTGTTTTACTTCAATAAAAAGCAGCTGGATCGCTTCGGGCTGATTCTGACGGAAGAGGTCCGAAATCAGGCCATTTTTCGTTGA
- a CDS encoding glycosyltransferase family 4 protein, with product MPNAERKGRIALVMPRLSRYGGAESFAWRLAEVLARRGHEVDFICARCETEPPPGVTPVVVGRFGGVRAVKVLWFALMAGRARRRGGYDLVFGMGKTLGQDILRIGGGPISTFWKLSAHAWPAGFPRWFKMARRRLSPSGWAIHWIDSLRYRRTPHLVAVSHMVRDWTVAAYPDLDPSAIEVIYNKPDLGRFSPVDEAQRRALRAEADIEDGQMVIGTAATNFTLKGVRSLLMALARLPEHFVLHVAGGRGPGKYLRLARRLGVSDRVRFLGRVEDMASFYRRLDVFVLATFYDACSNAVLEALACGCRSVSSARNGSARFLPKRWVFSDPADVPELAAVLLRVSKEERPGPFVWPPEVPCGMDPYVEMIEQAIAR from the coding sequence ATGCCGAATGCCGAGAGAAAAGGCCGCATTGCCCTGGTCATGCCGCGTTTAAGCCGGTACGGCGGGGCCGAGTCCTTTGCCTGGAGACTGGCCGAGGTCCTGGCCCGGCGCGGGCATGAGGTGGATTTCATCTGCGCCCGTTGTGAAACCGAGCCGCCTCCGGGCGTCACTCCTGTGGTGGTGGGGCGTTTCGGCGGAGTGCGGGCGGTCAAGGTGCTTTGGTTCGCATTGATGGCCGGGCGGGCTCGACGCCGGGGCGGCTATGATCTCGTCTTTGGTATGGGCAAGACCCTCGGGCAGGACATCCTGCGCATTGGCGGCGGGCCTATCTCCACCTTCTGGAAGCTCTCCGCTCACGCCTGGCCAGCCGGATTCCCCCGCTGGTTCAAGATGGCTCGGCGGCGGCTTTCGCCATCAGGCTGGGCCATTCACTGGATAGATTCCCTGCGTTACCGCCGCACACCGCACTTGGTTGCGGTTTCGCATATGGTGCGCGACTGGACCGTGGCCGCATATCCCGATCTCGACCCCTCGGCCATCGAGGTGATCTACAACAAGCCCGACCTTGGGCGGTTTTCGCCAGTGGACGAGGCGCAGCGCCGCGCCCTGCGGGCCGAAGCGGACATAGAGGACGGGCAGATGGTCATCGGAACTGCGGCCACTAATTTTACCCTCAAGGGTGTGCGCTCGCTGCTTATGGCCCTGGCCCGGCTGCCGGAGCATTTCGTGCTGCATGTGGCCGGGGGGCGTGGCCCCGGAAAGTATCTGCGCCTTGCCCGCCGACTCGGGGTGTCCGACCGGGTCCGATTCCTGGGCAGGGTGGAGGACATGGCGTCCTTCTACCGTCGGCTGGATGTTTTTGTGCTGGCCACCTTCTATGACGCTTGCTCCAATGCGGTCTTGGAGGCCCTGGCCTGCGGCTGCCGGTCCGTTTCGAGTGCGCGGAACGGCAGCGCCCGGTTTCTGCCGAAGCGTTGGGTTTTCTCTGATCCCGCCGATGTGCCGGAGCTGGCGGCCGTGCTTTTGCGCGTGTCGAAGGAAGAGCGTCCGGGGCCTTTTGTCTGGCCCCCGGAAGTGCCGTGCGGGATGGACCCCTATGTTGAAATGATCGAACAGGCCATTGCGCGATGA
- a CDS encoding IS1/IS1595 family N-terminal zinc-binding domain-containing protein: MRENKLEWMLRTFNGLDGEEKKTFYNHVRRILGELLPISDHLDDIREARFADGPVCPRCGSDKIKRNGTYDGRQRYLCHSCKRTFNDWTATPMAGTHFPDR; encoded by the coding sequence ATGCGGGAAAACAAGCTGGAATGGATGCTCAGGACGTTCAACGGCCTGGACGGCGAAGAGAAAAAGACTTTCTACAACCATGTCAGACGGATATTGGGTGAGCTGCTCCCCATTTCCGACCATCTCGACGACATCCGGGAAGCCCGGTTCGCTGACGGGCCGGTATGTCCCCGATGCGGCAGCGACAAGATCAAGCGCAACGGCACCTACGACGGGCGGCAACGCTACCTGTGTCATTCGTGCAAGCGGACGTTCAACGATTGGACCGCGACACCCATGGCCGGGACGCATTTCCCTGACAGGTAG
- a CDS encoding glycosyltransferase family 4 protein, whose protein sequence is MKTVFLVPQGERGHAAFRVDAHVAAGRALGRDVSALTVPAAPLARFVFFRRLGRADVIVIHRELPSESELRILRRLASRIVYDVADAAWTLPQSRLDGMMARRSVGRSARSFARVCAEADLCLVENMAQAKAAARFQERVSILPTPLDTDVYTPGSALDGDVPGCGPVRVGWMVSGGDRQCLAEIVGGLSGRGGCIQFFIVSDEPYEGPGKDFVFWSRPEPGREVAALQDMEIGLAPYPDDEYSQAGSGLDALRYMACGAVVVASDRGGAVDLVDHGIDGFLVRDTEDWARHVLRLAEDAALRRDMARAARDKVVGKYGLETVSAQLWDALESLR, encoded by the coding sequence ATGAAAACAGTCTTTCTCGTCCCGCAGGGAGAACGGGGCCATGCCGCCTTTCGGGTTGACGCCCATGTGGCGGCGGGCCGTGCTTTGGGCCGGGATGTGTCGGCGTTGACCGTGCCCGCCGCGCCCCTGGCGCGTTTCGTCTTTTTCAGGCGGCTGGGCAGGGCGGACGTGATAGTGATCCATCGCGAGCTGCCCAGTGAATCAGAACTGCGCATCCTGCGACGACTCGCGTCGAGGATCGTCTACGACGTGGCGGACGCCGCCTGGACCCTCCCCCAGAGTCGGTTGGACGGCATGATGGCCCGCCGGAGCGTCGGTCGGTCGGCTCGCAGCTTTGCCCGTGTCTGTGCCGAGGCTGACCTGTGCCTGGTGGAGAATATGGCCCAGGCCAAGGCAGCGGCCCGGTTTCAGGAGCGGGTGAGCATCCTTCCGACACCGCTTGATACCGATGTGTATACCCCTGGCTCGGCGCTGGACGGAGATGTCCCCGGCTGCGGCCCGGTGCGCGTGGGCTGGATGGTCTCGGGCGGTGACAGGCAATGTCTGGCCGAGATCGTGGGAGGACTTTCCGGGCGGGGCGGTTGCATTCAGTTTTTCATTGTTTCGGACGAACCCTATGAGGGGCCGGGAAAGGACTTCGTCTTTTGGTCGCGCCCCGAGCCCGGGCGCGAGGTGGCGGCGCTTCAGGACATGGAGATCGGCCTGGCACCGTATCCAGACGACGAGTATTCGCAGGCCGGCAGCGGGCTGGACGCGCTGCGCTACATGGCCTGCGGGGCGGTGGTGGTCGCCTCGGACAGAGGCGGGGCGGTCGACTTGGTGGATCACGGCATTGACGGTTTTCTGGTTCGCGACACCGAGGACTGGGCCCGTCATGTCCTCCGTCTGGCCGAGGATGCGGCCTTGCGGCGCGACATGGCCAGGGCGGCCCGGGACAAGGTCGTTGGCAAGTACGGTCTGGAAACGGTGTCGGCCCAGCTCTGGGACGCGCTGGAGAGTCTGCGTTAG
- a CDS encoding phosphatase PAP2 family protein, which yields MFFLTPGLDLKLFLLVNQQWRNPLFDAIMPVLSSMTALFVCLGLAMLYAAYRFGRQQVILFLVLLAAMGIANSATDLVKNEFGRVRPLNAVAGTFHQAHGYWDQRPQDFKQTKERGTSYPSAHAANTMCLAVLVCLLWPAVGKWPLLLPLLVGYSRLYLGKHYPTDVMGGWLLGLTVALMVWLAWRYGLRRYSRRP from the coding sequence ATGTTCTTCCTGACACCCGGTCTTGACCTCAAGCTTTTCCTGCTTGTCAACCAGCAGTGGCGCAACCCGCTGTTCGATGCGATCATGCCTGTGCTTTCATCCATGACAGCCCTTTTCGTCTGCCTGGGACTGGCCATGCTCTATGCTGCATACCGTTTCGGACGGCAGCAGGTCATTCTTTTTCTGGTTCTCCTCGCGGCAATGGGCATTGCCAACTCGGCCACAGACTTGGTCAAGAATGAGTTCGGCCGGGTGCGCCCCCTCAATGCCGTGGCCGGCACATTCCATCAGGCCCACGGCTATTGGGACCAGCGGCCGCAGGATTTCAAGCAGACCAAGGAACGGGGCACTTCCTACCCTTCGGCCCACGCGGCCAACACCATGTGTCTGGCCGTGCTCGTCTGCCTGCTCTGGCCAGCAGTGGGCAAATGGCCCCTGCTGCTGCCGCTTTTGGTGGGATACTCGCGCCTCTACCTGGGCAAGCACTACCCGACGGATGTCATGGGCGGATGGCTGCTGGGGCTGACGGTGGCGCTGATGGTCTGGCTGGCCTGGCGTTACGGACTGAGGCGATACTCCCGCCGACCCTGA
- a CDS encoding 2-phosphosulfolactate phosphatase codes for MIVNIVECVDGARRARGVAVVIDVFRAFSVACHAVENGAGEYYATADVDMARRLAAESGGILMGERDCIMVKGFDYGNSPTEIEAVDFAGRTLVHTTSAGTQGLLACSGADEVITGAFVNARAVEEYLRARNPELVTLVAMGTGGTMRAQEDMMCAIYLKNALEGYPNSFETIKTFLAQVDSAQKFFDPEKKYAPERDFELCMALDRFDFVLKAAPVRDGVVRLDRVPTGFSAAGAALGPVSQG; via the coding sequence ATGATTGTAAACATTGTTGAATGCGTTGACGGTGCGCGGCGTGCCCGGGGGGTGGCCGTGGTCATTGACGTGTTCCGGGCCTTTTCAGTGGCCTGTCATGCTGTGGAGAACGGGGCCGGGGAATACTATGCCACGGCCGATGTGGACATGGCCAGGCGGCTGGCCGCCGAGAGCGGCGGTATCCTCATGGGTGAGCGGGACTGCATCATGGTCAAGGGATTTGACTACGGAAACTCGCCCACCGAGATTGAGGCGGTGGACTTCGCCGGAAGAACGCTGGTGCATACCACCAGCGCGGGCACTCAGGGGCTGCTGGCCTGCTCCGGGGCTGACGAGGTGATCACCGGGGCCTTTGTCAATGCGAGGGCGGTGGAGGAGTACCTTCGCGCAAGAAATCCCGAGCTTGTGACTCTGGTGGCCATGGGGACGGGCGGCACCATGCGCGCCCAGGAGGACATGATGTGCGCCATTTATCTTAAAAATGCCCTGGAGGGGTATCCCAACAGTTTTGAGACGATCAAGACGTTCCTTGCCCAGGTGGACAGTGCGCAAAAATTCTTCGATCCCGAAAAAAAATATGCGCCGGAACGGGATTTTGAGCTGTGCATGGCCCTTGACCGTTTCGATTTTGTACTCAAGGCGGCTCCCGTCCGGGATGGGGTGGTCAGGTTGGATCGGGTGCCGACGGGATTCTCGGCGGCAGGAGCCGCCTTGGGGCCGGTTTCGCAGGGATGA
- a CDS encoding TVP38/TMEM64 family protein, whose product MSDTPRCEKRRSLGAVVKGLVMLAGLALAVYLGRSLGLDDMLRNTRWFNDHVLGTGPMSVVIFLAVGGVFTAVGLPRQVIAFLGGFAFGAVGGTLLSTLGAGLGCALAAGYARWGGREFVTSRLGERIRRVDGFLRHRPFRTALAIRFFPFGSNGLTNLAAGVSAIPLGPFILGSTLGYIPQSFIFALFGAGMNKDSATGMALSIGMGVVLFVGSIWMGTAVYRSYRDELAANGDH is encoded by the coding sequence ATGAGCGATACGCCGCGGTGCGAGAAGAGAAGGAGCCTGGGGGCCGTGGTCAAGGGGTTGGTCATGCTGGCCGGCTTGGCGCTGGCCGTGTACCTGGGCCGTAGTCTGGGGCTGGACGACATGCTTCGCAACACACGGTGGTTCAATGATCATGTGCTGGGCACAGGTCCCATGTCGGTGGTCATCTTTCTGGCAGTGGGCGGGGTGTTCACCGCCGTTGGGCTGCCGCGTCAGGTCATCGCGTTCCTTGGCGGATTCGCCTTTGGCGCGGTGGGGGGTACGCTGCTGTCCACGCTGGGGGCGGGCCTGGGGTGCGCCCTGGCCGCCGGATACGCCCGTTGGGGCGGCCGCGAGTTCGTGACCAGCAGATTGGGCGAGCGTATCCGCCGGGTGGACGGGTTCCTCCGTCACCGGCCTTTTCGCACGGCCCTGGCCATCCGTTTTTTTCCCTTCGGCAGCAACGGGCTGACCAACTTGGCCGCCGGGGTCAGCGCTATTCCTCTGGGGCCGTTCATTCTCGGGTCAACCCTTGGTTACATTCCTCAGAGCTTCATTTTCGCCTTGTTCGGGGCAGGCATGAACAAGGATTCGGCCACGGGAATGGCCTTGTCCATCGGCATGGGAGTGGTTCTTTTCGTGGGCTCCATCTGGATGGGGACCGCAGTGTACCGCAGCTACCGGGACGAGCTGGCGGCCAACGGAGACCATTAG
- a CDS encoding glycosyltransferase family 2 protein, whose translation MSNQEKFSVVLPVFNEQDNLETLFAEIRRAADSTGRPWEAVFVDDCSTDRSLEIIRALAGSHPEVRYVAFAENRGQSAAFCAGFDVADSQVIVTMDSDLQNDPADIPRMLAAFGQDCEMVVGWRARRKDTLVKRISSRIANTIRDWFTDDGVHDTGCSLKVMRADMLRRLPRFRNMHRYFPILMKMQGARISEVKVNHRERFSGVSKYGTLDRALAGIYDLIGVQWLIKRHIDYAVKEKK comes from the coding sequence ATGAGCAATCAAGAGAAGTTTTCCGTGGTGCTGCCTGTCTTCAATGAACAGGACAACCTTGAGACACTGTTCGCCGAGATCCGGCGGGCGGCGGACTCCACGGGGCGGCCCTGGGAGGCCGTGTTCGTGGACGATTGCAGCACGGATCGCAGTCTGGAGATTATCCGGGCGCTGGCCGGGAGTCATCCCGAGGTGCGCTATGTGGCCTTTGCCGAGAACCGCGGGCAGTCCGCCGCATTCTGCGCAGGGTTCGACGTTGCCGACTCGCAGGTCATCGTGACCATGGATTCGGACCTGCAGAATGACCCGGCCGACATCCCGAGGATGCTCGCCGCCTTTGGCCAGGACTGCGAGATGGTCGTTGGCTGGCGGGCCAGGCGCAAGGATACGCTGGTCAAGCGGATTTCGTCCAGAATAGCCAACACCATCCGCGACTGGTTCACCGACGACGGCGTCCACGACACCGGATGCTCCCTCAAGGTCATGCGTGCCGACATGCTCCGGCGTCTGCCGCGCTTTCGGAACATGCACCGTTATTTTCCCATCCTCATGAAGATGCAGGGTGCGCGAATCAGCGAGGTCAAGGTCAACCACCGCGAGCGGTTCAGCGGGGTGTCCAAGTACGGCACCCTGGACCGCGCCCTGGCCGGGATATACGATCTAATCGGCGTGCAGTGGCTCATCAAGCGCCACATCGACTACGCGGTGAAGGAAAAAAAATAA
- a CDS encoding UDP-glucuronic acid decarboxylase family protein has translation MCAMKKKRVLVTGGSGFLGSHLCERLLEEGHEVLCVDNFYTGRKDSILHLMDNPHFEIIRHDVTFPLYVEADEIYNLACPASPIHYQFDPVQTTKTSVHGAINMLGLAKRIKAKIFQASTSEVYGDPAVHPQTEDYWGNVNPIGIRACYDEGKRCAETLFFDYHRQHGLRIKVGRIFNTYGPRMAMEDGRVVSNFVVQALRGEDITVYGKGEQTRSFCYVDDLVEGIFRLMEHTPDEFTGPVNLGNPLEFSILELAQEVIDLTGSVSRIVFKPLPSDDPMQRKPDISLAKRALGWEPRTPLREGLVKTVEYFQRVLKTA, from the coding sequence ATGTGCGCTATGAAGAAAAAACGTGTTCTCGTCACAGGCGGCTCGGGCTTCCTCGGATCACACCTCTGCGAACGGCTGCTGGAAGAGGGGCACGAGGTGCTCTGCGTGGACAATTTCTATACCGGACGCAAGGACAGCATCCTGCACCTGATGGACAATCCCCACTTCGAGATAATCCGGCACGATGTAACCTTCCCCCTCTATGTCGAGGCCGACGAGATATACAACCTCGCCTGCCCGGCCTCGCCCATCCACTACCAGTTCGACCCGGTGCAGACCACCAAGACCTCGGTGCACGGGGCCATCAACATGCTGGGGCTGGCCAAGCGCATCAAGGCCAAGATATTCCAGGCGTCCACCAGCGAGGTCTACGGCGATCCGGCCGTGCATCCCCAGACCGAGGACTACTGGGGCAACGTCAACCCCATCGGCATCCGCGCCTGCTACGACGAAGGCAAGCGGTGCGCCGAAACCCTGTTTTTCGACTACCACCGCCAGCATGGTCTGCGCATCAAGGTGGGCCGCATCTTCAACACCTACGGCCCGCGCATGGCCATGGAAGACGGCCGGGTGGTCTCAAACTTCGTGGTGCAGGCGCTCCGCGGCGAAGACATCACGGTCTACGGCAAGGGAGAGCAGACCCGCAGCTTCTGCTACGTGGACGACCTGGTGGAGGGCATTTTTCGCCTCATGGAACATACGCCAGACGAATTCACCGGCCCGGTGAACCTCGGCAATCCCTTGGAGTTTTCCATTCTTGAGCTGGCTCAGGAAGTCATCGACCTGACCGGCTCGGTCTCGCGCATCGTCTTCAAGCCCCTGCCCTCGGACGACCCGATGCAACGCAAGCCGGACATTTCCCTGGCCAAACGGGCTCTGGGATGGGAACCCCGCACCCCCCTGCGCGAGGGGCTGGTCAAGACGGTGGAGTATTTCCAACGGGTTCTCAAAACCGCATAA
- a CDS encoding lipid A biosynthesis domain-containing protein produces MPLPAYWWLLALPVVIQGAFFVRFAIVRLGGKALQPLSGRTALALYASVAAGMAYGVVQRDPLFVVGQGCLLMVFYRMRNPGERAGKTGEPGTEDKE; encoded by the coding sequence ATGCCCCTGCCCGCCTACTGGTGGCTGCTGGCCCTTCCTGTGGTCATTCAGGGGGCCTTTTTCGTGCGATTTGCCATTGTGCGACTTGGCGGCAAGGCGTTACAACCCCTGTCGGGGCGCACGGCTCTGGCGCTTTATGCGTCGGTGGCGGCCGGGATGGCGTATGGCGTTGTTCAGCGCGACCCGCTCTTTGTTGTCGGTCAGGGGTGTCTGCTGATGGTGTTTTACAGGATGCGAAATCCCGGGGAGCGGGCCGGGAAGACCGGCGAGCCGGGGACGGAAGACAAGGAATGA
- a CDS encoding IS1595 family transposase, whose translation MEYIQLMLEGKTLKKCAEALDISITTAFYWRHKVLHALFKLGDGQKLTGVLETDETYFLESYKGKRDLTFRKARKRGGKAAKRGISKEQVAVMAVISRDGSIVCKTSGRGGTTPKKIHDTVGDILDPKAILVTDAAAAFRKYAEQNGMQHVWVNPN comes from the coding sequence ATGGAATACATCCAGCTCATGCTTGAGGGGAAAACCCTGAAAAAGTGTGCCGAGGCCTTGGATATCAGCATCACCACCGCATTCTACTGGCGGCATAAGGTGCTACACGCCCTCTTCAAGCTGGGGGACGGGCAAAAACTGACCGGAGTCCTCGAAACGGACGAGACGTACTTCCTTGAATCCTACAAGGGCAAGCGCGACTTGACGTTCAGGAAAGCCCGCAAACGGGGCGGCAAGGCCGCGAAGCGCGGTATCTCCAAGGAACAGGTGGCGGTCATGGCGGTGATCTCCAGGGACGGCAGCATCGTCTGCAAGACATCCGGGCGCGGCGGCACCACGCCGAAAAAGATACACGACACCGTGGGCGACATCCTCGATCCGAAAGCGATCCTGGTGACGGACGCGGCGGCGGCTTTCCGCAAGTATGCGGAGCAAAACGGGATGCAGCACGTCTGGGTCAATCCCAACTAG